The DNA segment GCCCGCCGTTCAGCGATTACCGAAATTGATCGGCTGCAGCTTTGGGATACGCTCAAGGTGATCCATGTGAATGACAGCCGCGATCCCTTCGACAGCGGACGCGACCGTCATGCCAACCTGGGCGAGGGGCAGATACCGGCTGAAGACCTTCGCTGTTTTTTGCGCCGGCCGGAGCTGCAGAAACTGCCGTTTATCCTGGAGGTGCCGGGGTTTGCCGGCGAGGGGCCGGATGCCGAGAATATCCGCCGGCTGCGGGAGCTGGCGGAGGGGTGAAGGTCGGACGTGTCGTTATCCGATCAGTTCTTGCAGCTGGTCGGCGTCGAAACCGACCATAGCCTTTGGCTGTTTGCGGATGATCGGGGTTCGCAGCAGCTCCGGATGTTCCAGGAGTTCTTCCCGTGGATCATACTCCATCCAGGCCATGCCGCGCTTCTGAAATGCCTTGCTCTCCTCATCCATCAGCAGGTGGTGCCCGCCGATCGAAGCGGCAACGCTGTCAAGTTCTCTGGGGCTCATTGCCTTTTGGGTCAGGTCGACAAACTGGTAATCGATCCCGCGCTCCTTCAGAAAGCGCTCGGCCTTCTGGGTCTGTTTGCATTTTCTGGTTCCAAATATCTGCATGGCTACAGTGTAGCAATCAGTGCCGGGTTAGGCCATATCCAGGGGCAGATTGAAGCTGAAACTTGAGCCCTGTCCCTCGCGGCTTGCCACCGAGAGCTGTCCGCCCAGGCGTTCGATAAAATCGTGGCAGAGGATCAGTCCGAGGCCGCTGCCAATGCTGCCGCTGGCAATGCCGTCTATGCTGCTGCCGGAGGTCGCCGCAATGGTCTGTTTGTCCAGGTCAAACAGGCTGGACAACAGCCCGGCAGACATGCCGCTGCCGCTGTCCTGACAGGTAATGCGCACCTCATTGCTGTGCTGCTGGACGGCGAGCCGGATATTGCCCCCGCCGGGTGTGTGTTTCAGTGCATTGGACAGCAGATTGCGCACGATGGTATCCAGCATATGCGGATCGGTGCGGATCTCCAGATGGGCCGGGCAGTTCAGCTGCAGCGAGATATTACTCTGGCGGGCAGCAACCGCGTAGGTATCGATGTTCTTCTGCAGCGCGGTTTGCAGATTAACCGGAACAGCCTCGACCCGGATCATGCCCTGCTGGGACTGCGACCAGGTCAGCAGGTTCTCCAGGAGCTGGTAGAGCATCTCGGCGGAGATATGCAGGCTGTGAATTATCTTGTCCAGCTGGGTTTGGGTCAGATGGTCGCGCTCGTCGGCAAGATACTGGGTCAATCCCAGAAAGCCACTGAGCGGGGAGCGCAGGTCATGGCTGACTATGGATAAAAAGCGATCCCTGGTTGCAACCGCCTCCTCGAGACTGGCGTTTTGCTGTCGTATCTGCTGTTCCTGCTGCAGCCGGATGCGGGTGCTGCGCCACAGGGTGCCGGACAGCAGCATGCCTAGGCCGGCGGCAGTGATCCCGTTCACCTGATTGGAAAGTACTACTGCAGGGTTGGCCTGAAACAGGGGGATCAGGAAGGCGAACACGGCAAATGCAGCCAGGTGATAGATGGCAGCCGGTAGGGCAGGGATGGTCAGCAGCAGACCGGCAACCACATTCCCCACCAGAAACGGGGTGATGGCCGAGGTCACCAGCTGGTCAAACGCGGCGATGGCGCTGCCGATCAGCAGAATAGCCAGATAGATGCTGTGGCTCAGCAGCGGTATCCCCCGTCCACCGCTGCCCTGTATGCGCAGTCGCCAGGCTGCGGTCCCCCAGACAGCGAACAGCAGCATCATGACAGTATGGGCGGATATGATCAGCAGCTGCCATTGCCGGGTAACCGACGGGTCAGTCTCGAGCCGCAGCAGGAACACCGCTACATGGACGGCACTCACCACGCCCCCGATGCGGGCTGCCGCAATTATCCGCCCGCTGTTGCGGTCGTTCAGCTCTGGTTGGATTGATTCGGTCGGCTGCCTCTGCATGCGCTAATCATAACCGATCAGCGCCGATATTGCATCCATATCCGCTCCCGGATATACTCCTCCAATGGCATTAAACTGTGGAATCGTCGGTCTGCCGAATGTCGGCAAGTCGACCCTGTTTTCGGCACTTACCTCCGCCCCGGCCGAGGCGGCAAACTATCCGTTCTGTACCATCGACCCCAACAAAGGGATTGTAGATGTTCCCGATCCCCGCCTGGCCAAGATCACCGAGTTCATCCAGCCCAAAAAGGTAATCCCGGCTATATGTGAATTCCTGGATATTGCCGGTCTGGTAGAGGGAGCCAGCAAGGGCGAAGGACTGGGCAACCAGTTCCTGGCTCATATCCGCGAGACCGGGATAATTGCACATGTGGTGCGCTGCTTCGATGACCCTGATGTGGTACATGTTGCCGGCAGTGTTGATCCGGTCCGGGATATTGAGACCATTAACGTGGAGCTGGCTCTGGCCGACCTGGAGACCGTCGAGAAGCGGCTGACGCGTACCGAGCGCGAGACGCGATCGAACGATCGTGATGCCGCCAAGAAGGCCCAGGGTATGCTTCCGCTGCTGCAGCGCCTGAAGGACGGGTTGTCCCAGGGCACCCCTGCACGTACCCTGGGGTTCACCGATGATGAGCTGGAACTCATGCGGGACCTGCATCTTATTACCCTGAAACGCACCTTGTACGTTTGCAACGTGGATGAGGGCGGCCTGGAGGGGGACAACCCGCTGGTAGCACAGGTAGAAAAGGTGGCTGCCGGTGAGGATGCCGAGGTGATCCGTATCTGCGGTCAGCTGGAGGCGGAAATTGCTGCCCTGGAAACCCCCGAGGAGCGCGCCGAGTTCCTGGCCGAGGCGGGTCTGGAGCAGTCGGGACTGGATCGGCTGATCCATGCTGCGTATCACCTGATGGGACTGCACACCTATTTTACCGCTGGCGAGAAAGAGGTGCGTGCCTGGACCATCCCGCAGGGGGCCGCAGCACCCCAGGCTGCCGGGGTAATCCACAGCGATTTCGAGCGCGGGTTTATTGCGGCCGAGACCTTCCACTACGACGATCTGCTGGCGCTTGGCAGCAAGCAGAAGGTGCGTGAAGCCGGAAAGCTCAGGATCGAGGGCAAGAACTACATCGTGAAGGACGGGGACATTATTGAATTCAGATTCAATGTCTGACCGCCTGACGATGCTGCGCGAAGGGCCGGTAGCGTCTACCCTCTTCAAGCTGTCGGCACCGGCCATTGCCGGCATGGTAGTGATTGCGCTGTACAACGTTGCCGATACCTTTTTTGTAAGTCTGCTGCGCGACACCACCGCGGTAGCCGCCACCGGGATAGTCTTTCCGATGTTTCAGCTGGCCGGCGCTGTCGGGCTGACCTTCGGCATGGGCGCTGCAAGCGTGATCAGCCGCCGTCTTGGCGAGGGGCGCCACGACAAGGCGCATCAGGCCGCCGCTACCGCCCTCTACTCTGCAGTTGTTATCGGTGGGCTGGTTTCGGCTGCCGGTGCCATTGGAATCCGGCCGCTGCTGCTGGTTTTCGGGGCTACCGAGACCGTCATGGAGCAGGCGGTACTGTACGGCCGGATCATCATCGGCGGCTCGGTATTTCTGATGGTAAACATGACTACCAACAATCTGCTGCGATCCGAGGGGGCCGCTCTGTACAGCAGCATGGGGCAGATTCTTGGTGCAGTGCTGAACATCGCCCTGGATCCGGTATTTATCTTTGTGTTTGACATGGGTATTACCGGGGCGGCGGTGGCCACGGTTATTGCCCAGGCCTGTTCAACGCTGTTTTTACTGGGGTTCTACTTTCGCCAGCGCGGTACCCTCCAGCCGCTGAATCTGCGTCATGTCCGGCTCCGGCTGGCTACCTACCGGGATATCATGACCCTGGGGCTGCCGACCTTTGTCCGGCAGGTGCTGGGCAGCGTGTCGTTTGCTATCCTGAACAATGCCGCCGCGACGTTTGGCGACGCGGCGCTGGCGGCTATCAGCATCACCTTTCGCATGTTCATGCTCCTGATGATGGGATTGATGGGGCTGGCCCAGGGACTGCAGCCGCTTGCCGGTTATAACTTCGGCGCCCGTCAGATCGATCGGGTGCGTCACACCATCCGTATCGTTTTTGCCAGTGCCGTCACGGTCGGCGCGGTTGCCGGGCTGGGAAGCTACATCTTTGCGGAGCAGATCATGCTGGTTTTTGCACCACAGGATATGGATGTGGTTGCGATGGGGATTCTTTCAATCCGCTACATGGCGCTGGCATTGATCCCGGTCGGGCTTGTTATCATGTTTGGCGGGGTGTTTCAGGCCCTGGGGGATGGACGCTCTGCCTTGATTCTGGCAGCTGGTCAGCAGGGGGTCTTTTTAATCCCGCTGGTCCTGATCCTGCCATATCTGTTCGGCCTGCAGGGGGTTTTTGCCGCTCAGCCGGCGGGTTTTGTACTGGCTTTTCTCGTCGGGCTGCTGCTGCTGAGGTTTACCTGGCAGAAGCTCGATGTAGCCGCATTGGAGGCTGGCAAAAGCACGGATTTTGCTGGGTAAATCCTGCAACCGGGGGTATACTGCTGGCATGCATGAATCCGATTCCGCCGGCAGCCGGGATTTCCCGGTAGACTTTCTCTTTGGTTCTGCAACCGCCTCGCTGCAAGTCGAGGGGGGAGACACCAACAACACCTGGTATCGCTGGTGCGAGCTGGGCAAGATCCATGATGGCACCCACTGTGTACGGGCGGTTGATCACTGGAATCGGGTGGATCAGGATATCCACCTGATGCTGCAGCTGCATCAGCAGACCTATCGTATGAGTCTGGAGTGGTCCCGGATCGAGCCGGAACCGGGGGTGTTCAGTCAGGAGGCCGTGCGGCACTACCGCTATGAGCTGGCAGCTTTGCGGACTGCAGGTATCCGCCCGCTGGTTACCCTGCATCATTTCTCCCTGCCGCTGTGGTTTGAGGATGCCGGCGGCTGGCTGCAGCCCGAAGCTCCGGAGATCTTCCTGCGCTATGCACGATTTATCGCCACCGAGCTGATTGATCTGGTACAGGACTGGTGCACCATCAACGAGCCCAATGTCTACCTGCTGTTCGGTTACGCCCTGGGGCAGTGGCCGCCGGGCTATCGCAGTATACGCGGCTATTTCCGCGCAGCCCGCCAGCTGATGCGAATCCACGGGATGACCTATCAGGCGCTGCATGAGATATACCGTGCTCACGAACGCCCGGTACAGGTAGGGGCAGCACATCATCTGCGGGTCTATGATCCCCGGAGCGAGCGTTCCGGACCACGGCGATGGGTGCAGGCCGTACTCTGCCGGGTGCTGGACACCGTGACCCAATGGATGTTTGTGCGGGGGATGACAACCGCTGGCAGCCAGCGAACCGCTGATTACCTGGGCATAAATTACTACACACGTGATCGTATCTCCTGGTCCTGGAACCCTTTCCGGTTGTGTACCCGGCAAACGGTTACGGCGGGGGCACCGGTAAACGATCTGGGCTGGGAGATCTACCCCGAGGGGCTGCTGCGGCTGCTGCGGCGCTGCTCCCGGGCTTTTCCCGATCTGCCGCTGTACATCACCGAGAACGGCACCTGCGATGCGGCCGATCGGTTTCGCGAGCGCTACATCATCGAGCATCTGCAGCAGGTGCGGCAGGCGCTACAGGAGGGGATTCCGGTGCAGCGCTACTATCACTGGTCGCTGATGGATAACTTTGAGTGGCTGGAGGGTGAGTCTGCCCGTTTCGGCCTGATTGCGGTCGAGTATGACACCCAGAAAAGGCGCATACGAAATTCAGGTTTCCGGTACGCGGAAATTGCCCGATCGGGGAATATCATGTATACTGAACCTGATAAACCGATTCTTTAACTGAGGTGGCTGTACTATGGCATATAAGCTGGACGGAGCGAAGTTTGCAACCCTGGAAGAACTGATCGACTCGATGTACGTGTTCTATCAGGACAAGATGTCAAAAGAGGAGTTCGAGGCATACGCCAAGGAGAACGCCGAGCAAACCGATTGATCGATGCGCCATACCCTGACGCAGTCAAATGATTTTGCCGGAGCCGCCTGATTGGCGGCTCTTTTTGTTTGCAGAAAAGGCTAAATCCGCCTACAATTCACTGCATGCATAGATCCCGCCTGGTGTATCCATCCTTCCCTATCAAGGGAAAACTCGCTTTTATGCAGTGGTATCAGCGACAGCACGATTCGCTTGAAGCCTGTATCTTTGACCTGCAGAGACGGCTGCGCAGTCTGATAATCCAGAAGGACCTGCACCCGACCCTGAAATATCGGGTGAAATCATTTCACAGTTACTACGAGAAGATCCAGCGGCGCGCCCGGCAGCAGGGTATGGAATCCGGACAGGTGGAGATTAATGATGTAATCGGCCTGCGGGTGATCTGCCCGTTTATCGAAGACCTGCATGAGGTCGAGCGCCTGCTGCAGGAGCATTTCGAGATAGAAGAGGTGGAGCGCAAGGGGTCGGAGTACAGCTTTCAGGAGTTCGGCTACGAGTCGACCCACTACCTGCTCTGGGTGCCGCGGCAGCTGTCACAGGAATACGACCTTGAGCCGGATATGCTGTTCGAGGTTCAGCTGCGAACCATCCTGCAGGATGCCTGGGCCGAGGTGGAGCATGAGCTCATCTACAAGGCTGACTTTACCCCGTTTGATCAGCCGCTCAAGCGCAAGCTCGCTGCCCTGAATGCCAATCTCTCATTGGCAGATATCATCTTCCAGGAGATCCGTGATTATCAGCGTCAGCTGCATCTGCAGATGAATCAGCGGCGGGAGACCTTTCTGGCCAGCCTGCACAGTGTGCTCGACAACGAGATGAAGCAGCTGCCGTTTTCCCGCATCGAGGCCCTGGAGGGAGATTCCGGCGATGAGCCGGATACCCTGGATCCCTCACTTGGCAGCCTGAACGGGGTTTCATCCATGGAGAACATCGACTCCTTTCTGCTGCGTGCCCTGTATGCCCATAATGCCGGCAAGTACGATGAATCGATTGAACTGTACTCCGGGATTCTCTCGGGTGGACCGGAGGAGTTTGTTCGTTCGATTATCTATGTGCATCGCGGCATGGCCTATTTTGCCAAGGGGGTCTACGACCTGGCGGTGGAGGATTTCCAGCGGGCACTGGACATCGATGAAACCAATGGCAAGGCGCATTACTATCGGGGGGTAACCCTGTACATGATGCATGAACTGGAAACAGCGATTCACGATCTTGATCTCGCGCTGGAGTACGGGTATCGCGAGTTTGACTGTCTGTTCAGCAGGGCGTTGGTGTTCTTTCATCTGGGTGATATGCAAAGTGCGCTTACCGACTGCGATATGGCTCTGGAGATAGATGATGATTCGCGGTCGGTGCGGCGGCTGCGTACCCTGATATTGCAGAAACTGGGTGTGTAGGCTGCCCGGATGAGCGCAGCAGAAGGGAGTATCTGAATGGAACAACGGTTCTTTGCCAGTGACAACAGCTCGCCAGCCCACCCGGCAGTGCTCGAGGCAGTGGCCCGGGCCAACAACGGCCATGCCGGCTCGTATGGGGCCGACCCGTGGACAGCCGAGGCGATACAGCAGCTGCAGCAGCTGTTCGGCACCGGCACCACGGTCCCGGAAGTCCTGTTGGCATACAACGGTACCGGCGCCAACACCATGGCCCTGCGGGCCCTGGTTCCCCGGTACGGATCGGTTCTGTGCACCGGGATAGCGCATATCAATCGTGACGAGGCTGGTGCGGTGCAGGCCGCCGGTGCCGGCCGCCTGTGTGCCGTGCCCGGGGAGAACGGCAAGCTGGGACCGGATGATATCCGCCGCTGGGCTGACGATCAGGGAGTGGAGCATCATTCCCAGCCCGCTGCGGTATCGATAACCCAGCCTACCGAGATCGGCACCCTGTACAGCCTTACCGAGCTGCAGGAGATCGCCGCCTGCTGCCGGGAACATCGGGTCAAGCTGCATATGGATGGGGCTCGCTTTGCCAATGCCTGTGTGGCGTTGGGCTGCAGTCCGGCAGAGGCTGCCGCCGGGGTGGACATGCTGGCTTTCGGCGGCACCAAAAACGGGATGCTGTTTGGCGAGGCAGTGGTGGTGTTCGATGCCGAAACTGCCGGTCAGCTCAGGTACCATCGCAAGCAGCTGGCACAGCTGCACAGCAAGATGCGGTATATCGGGGCGCAGTTCACCGCCCTGCTGCAGGACGGGCTGTACCTGGAGAATGCTGCTGCCGCTAATGCCGCTGCAGCGCAGCTGGCCGCCGGGGTGGCAGCACTGCAGGCGCCGGATGTTGCGGTGGTGTATCCTGTAGAGGCGAACGGGGTTTTTCTGCGGATGCCGGCCCCTGCTGCGCAGACACTGCAGCAGCACTGGCCGTTCTATTGCTGGGAACCAGGGGTGTACCGGATCATGTGCTCCTGGGATACCCGGGAAGAGGACATTGCATCGTTTCTGAGAGAGTTGAAGAAGGAGTGCGGATGAATCACTACACACAGCGATTTGAGCGGTTTGTGGCCAGGTTTTCCGGGCACGAGGAGGTGGTCGCTCGCATGGCAGGGCTGTTCCTGCAGGATGCACCGCGCAGGCTGGATGAAATAGACAGTGGCTACCGGGAGCGTGACTGGGAGCGGGTTATTACCGCTGCCCACAGCCTGGTCAACATAGCCGGAACCATGCAGGCCTTCGAGGCGGCCGAGCAGGCGCGCAAGCTGGAGGCGGCGGTGCGTGCCAGGGCGTATGCCGAAATTCCCCAGCTCAGCTCTTGCCTGCAGAGTGATCTGCAGCAGGCGCTGCAGGTCGTGCATTCCTATTCAGAGGCCTCGGTGTAGCGGCGGACGGCCTCCTGCAGCTGCTGCAGCACATTGTCAAGCTCCGGCAGCAGCCTGTCGACCTTCTCGGCAAACTGTCGTTCACAAGCCTCTTCCACTGCGGCTGCTGCTTCGCGCAGCTTCTGACTGCCAAGATTGGCTGCTGAGCCGGCCAGCTTGTGGGCATGCTCTACCCCCGCGGCAAGGTTGCCTGCCTTCACGGCAGCATGCAGCTCACGATGCAGCTGCGGGATATCCTCCATATAGCGCCCAATCATGTTGAGCGCCAGGGATGTATCGTCCATCAGGCGTTCGACCAGGTCACCCGGGTTAAACAGTTCGAGAGAATCCTTGGAGGGATTGGTGTTTACTGGTTCGGACTGCGGCGGTTCGCTCGCCACTGGCTCGCTCTGCGTTGGGGTGGTGCCCCCGGTATAGCTGTTGATAATACGAGCAATCTCCTGAGCATCGATCGGCTTCGGAACATAATCATCCATGCCGCAGGCCAGGCACTTCTCCCGATCTCCTGCCAGGGCATAAGCTGTCATGGCAATTATCGGCACGCCGGGATTCAGCACGCGGTTTGAGCTGCGAATACGTCGGGTTGCTTCGTAGCCATCCATAACCGGCATCTGGCAATCCATCAGGACAAGGTCATAGGGGATGGTCTCGAGTGCCGTGAGCACCTCGGCCCCGTTGGCCACCGCATCGGCCCGGCAGCCGAGTTTTTCCAGCATTGCCAGGGCAACATCCTGGTTGATCGGGGCATCCTCGGCCACCAGTACCCGCACCGGCTTGCCGCGTTGTGTGCGTACGGCTGGGGTGGCAGTCGGCTGCCGCGGTGCATCAAAATCCGGCTCCATCGCCGAACGCAGCGCTGAGTACAGCTGCCGGATGCGAATCGGCTTGTCGAGGCGGTGGGGTGGCGGGTCGATGTCGACTGCATGCTCGCTGTCGCGTGAGCGCCCTATTCTGGAGAGAGCCACCAGTCGGGCATCCGGTTCGGCGCTGTGCAGCTGTCGCAGAAGATTGCGGCTGAACAGACCCTGGGCCGCGAGGATGATCCGGTAGATAATATCGCTGTCGTGATCGCGTCGTATCCGCTGCAGTGCCTGCAGCACATCCGCTGCCTCGGTGCAGATTACTCCCCAGTGTTCCAGCTGACCCACCAGGGCACGA comes from the Spirochaeta africana DSM 8902 genome and includes:
- the ychF gene encoding redox-regulated ATPase YchF, producing MALNCGIVGLPNVGKSTLFSALTSAPAEAANYPFCTIDPNKGIVDVPDPRLAKITEFIQPKKVIPAICEFLDIAGLVEGASKGEGLGNQFLAHIRETGIIAHVVRCFDDPDVVHVAGSVDPVRDIETINVELALADLETVEKRLTRTERETRSNDRDAAKKAQGMLPLLQRLKDGLSQGTPARTLGFTDDELELMRDLHLITLKRTLYVCNVDEGGLEGDNPLVAQVEKVAAGEDAEVIRICGQLEAEIAALETPEERAEFLAEAGLEQSGLDRLIHAAYHLMGLHTYFTAGEKEVRAWTIPQGAAAPQAAGVIHSDFERGFIAAETFHYDDLLALGSKQKVREAGKLRIEGKNYIVKDGDIIEFRFNV
- a CDS encoding arsenate reductase family protein, with the protein product MQIFGTRKCKQTQKAERFLKERGIDYQFVDLTQKAMSPRELDSVAASIGGHHLLMDEESKAFQKRGMAWMEYDPREELLEHPELLRTPIIRKQPKAMVGFDADQLQELIG
- a CDS encoding threonine aldolase family protein, producing MEQRFFASDNSSPAHPAVLEAVARANNGHAGSYGADPWTAEAIQQLQQLFGTGTTVPEVLLAYNGTGANTMALRALVPRYGSVLCTGIAHINRDEAGAVQAAGAGRLCAVPGENGKLGPDDIRRWADDQGVEHHSQPAAVSITQPTEIGTLYSLTELQEIAACCREHRVKLHMDGARFANACVALGCSPAEAAAGVDMLAFGGTKNGMLFGEAVVVFDAETAGQLRYHRKQLAQLHSKMRYIGAQFTALLQDGLYLENAAAANAAAAQLAAGVAALQAPDVAVVYPVEANGVFLRMPAPAAQTLQQHWPFYCWEPGVYRIMCSWDTREEDIASFLRELKKECG
- a CDS encoding MATE family efflux transporter, whose translation is MSDRLTMLREGPVASTLFKLSAPAIAGMVVIALYNVADTFFVSLLRDTTAVAATGIVFPMFQLAGAVGLTFGMGAASVISRRLGEGRHDKAHQAAATALYSAVVIGGLVSAAGAIGIRPLLLVFGATETVMEQAVLYGRIIIGGSVFLMVNMTTNNLLRSEGAALYSSMGQILGAVLNIALDPVFIFVFDMGITGAAVATVIAQACSTLFLLGFYFRQRGTLQPLNLRHVRLRLATYRDIMTLGLPTFVRQVLGSVSFAILNNAAATFGDAALAAISITFRMFMLLMMGLMGLAQGLQPLAGYNFGARQIDRVRHTIRIVFASAVTVGAVAGLGSYIFAEQIMLVFAPQDMDVVAMGILSIRYMALALIPVGLVIMFGGVFQALGDGRSALILAAGQQGVFLIPLVLILPYLFGLQGVFAAQPAGFVLAFLVGLLLLRFTWQKLDVAALEAGKSTDFAG
- a CDS encoding sensor histidine kinase, which codes for MQRQPTESIQPELNDRNSGRIIAAARIGGVVSAVHVAVFLLRLETDPSVTRQWQLLIISAHTVMMLLFAVWGTAAWRLRIQGSGGRGIPLLSHSIYLAILLIGSAIAAFDQLVTSAITPFLVGNVVAGLLLTIPALPAAIYHLAAFAVFAFLIPLFQANPAVVLSNQVNGITAAGLGMLLSGTLWRSTRIRLQQEQQIRQQNASLEEAVATRDRFLSIVSHDLRSPLSGFLGLTQYLADERDHLTQTQLDKIIHSLHISAEMLYQLLENLLTWSQSQQGMIRVEAVPVNLQTALQKNIDTYAVAARQSNISLQLNCPAHLEIRTDPHMLDTIVRNLLSNALKHTPGGGNIRLAVQQHSNEVRITCQDSGSGMSAGLLSSLFDLDKQTIAATSGSSIDGIASGSIGSGLGLILCHDFIERLGGQLSVASREGQGSSFSFNLPLDMA
- a CDS encoding tetratricopeptide repeat protein: MHRSRLVYPSFPIKGKLAFMQWYQRQHDSLEACIFDLQRRLRSLIIQKDLHPTLKYRVKSFHSYYEKIQRRARQQGMESGQVEINDVIGLRVICPFIEDLHEVERLLQEHFEIEEVERKGSEYSFQEFGYESTHYLLWVPRQLSQEYDLEPDMLFEVQLRTILQDAWAEVEHELIYKADFTPFDQPLKRKLAALNANLSLADIIFQEIRDYQRQLHLQMNQRRETFLASLHSVLDNEMKQLPFSRIEALEGDSGDEPDTLDPSLGSLNGVSSMENIDSFLLRALYAHNAGKYDESIELYSGILSGGPEEFVRSIIYVHRGMAYFAKGVYDLAVEDFQRALDIDETNGKAHYYRGVTLYMMHELETAIHDLDLALEYGYREFDCLFSRALVFFHLGDMQSALTDCDMALEIDDDSRSVRRLRTLILQKLGV
- a CDS encoding glycoside hydrolase family 1 protein; its protein translation is MHESDSAGSRDFPVDFLFGSATASLQVEGGDTNNTWYRWCELGKIHDGTHCVRAVDHWNRVDQDIHLMLQLHQQTYRMSLEWSRIEPEPGVFSQEAVRHYRYELAALRTAGIRPLVTLHHFSLPLWFEDAGGWLQPEAPEIFLRYARFIATELIDLVQDWCTINEPNVYLLFGYALGQWPPGYRSIRGYFRAARQLMRIHGMTYQALHEIYRAHERPVQVGAAHHLRVYDPRSERSGPRRWVQAVLCRVLDTVTQWMFVRGMTTAGSQRTADYLGINYYTRDRISWSWNPFRLCTRQTVTAGAPVNDLGWEIYPEGLLRLLRRCSRAFPDLPLYITENGTCDAADRFRERYIIEHLQQVRQALQEGIPVQRYYHWSLMDNFEWLEGESARFGLIAVEYDTQKRRIRNSGFRYAEIARSGNIMYTEPDKPIL
- a CDS encoding Hpt domain-containing protein, whose product is MNHYTQRFERFVARFSGHEEVVARMAGLFLQDAPRRLDEIDSGYRERDWERVITAAHSLVNIAGTMQAFEAAEQARKLEAAVRARAYAEIPQLSSCLQSDLQQALQVVHSYSEASV